The proteins below are encoded in one region of Apostichopus japonicus isolate 1M-3 chromosome 4, ASM3797524v1, whole genome shotgun sequence:
- the LOC139966188 gene encoding uncharacterized protein isoform X7 produces MLNFVEEFPRKLQVIVEVMKVLLCIALLLASFGISSTHAQGISLDVDGGHVCTRPESYYRSLLSSYSDYYVIMNHELCWDIFQWPPFWCTKSNTKYVTKYRQEFKGEYRSVRKCCDGYRYVKPENCCYPCSINKWGSNCANDCCCLNGATCDPIDGSCTCAAGYTGSDCGFTCTWHKYGQDCQFDCQCENGAACDPVTGACSCTAGYRGPRCDERCPEKTYGNGCKQTCQCQNNETCNHIDGRCFCSTGWQGFHCTEPCPANHFGPGCKETCSCVNAQSCDRFTGSCNCTAGFRGPRCDKRCPEKSYGYDCKQTCQCQNNETCNHIDGRCFCSTGWQGFHCTEPCPADHFGPGCKETCSCVNAQSCDRFTGSCKCDIGYIGQTCSERCLNGTFGRNCNLTCDYCVEATGCTNVEGKCQCKLNFYGVLCNSTCDNGFWGDICKDRCLCENEGSCHPTTGECICHPGFTGVHCENYCPGGTYGYNCQYQCPNNCLSINKTCHPETGSCICQAGKIGVSCDEDCTNYTYGYNCQYQCPSDCISNNGTCDLVTGVCICPAGRTGVNCNEVCSMNKWGYNCTNDCICLNGATCDPSDGSCNCAAGYTGPICGHTCTLNKYGPDCQFYCKCENGAACDPVTGACKCTAGFRGPLCVERCPEGTYGYGCNQTCQCQNNATCYHIDGRCFCSPGWQGFHCTEPCPADSFGPGCNETCSCVHAQSCDRYTGSCKCDIGYIGQTCSERCVNGTFGRNCNLTCDYCVEATGCTIVEGKCQCKPNFYGVLCDSPCENGFWGDTCKERCSCENEGSCHPTTGDCICPPGFTGAHCENYCTNYTYGYKCQHQCPSHCISNNRTCDPETGVCICPAGRTGENCNEGTSNVNRLHHLVLS; encoded by the exons ATGCTCAAC TTTGTTGAAGAATTTCCAAGAAaattgcaagtaattgttgag GTCATGAAGGTCTTATTGTGTATCGCTTTGCTGCTGGCCTCTTTTGGCATTTCCAGCACACATGCACAAGGAATATCCCTGGATGTTGATGGCGGTCATGTCTGCACAAGACCAGAGAG CTACTACAGATCGCTCCTCTCGTCATACTCGGATTATTATGTCATAATGAATCATGAACTTTGTTGGGACATCTTTCAGTGGCCCCCTTTCTGGTGCACGAAGTCAAA CACAAAGTATGTAACAAAATACAGACAAGAATTCAAAGGCGAGTACAGATCTGTAAGGAAGTGCTGTGATGGTTATCGGTATGTAAAGCCAGAGAATTGTTGTTATC CGTGTTCCATAAACAAATGGGGTTCTAATTGTGCCAACGACTGCTGTTGCTTGAACGGGGCCACGTGTGATCCTATCGATGGTAGTTGTACGTGTGCAGCAGGATacacag GGTCTGATTGTGGGTTTACCTGTACTTGGCACAAATATGGGCAAGACTGTCAGTTTGATTGTCAATGTGAGAATGGAGCTGCCTGCGATCCAGTTACCGGTGCCTGTAGTTGCACTGCTGGATACAGAGGTCCCCG aTGTGATGAACGTTGTCCAGAAAAGACGTATGGAAATGGTTGTAAGCAGACTTGTCAGTGTCAAAACAATGAAACCTGTAATCACATCGATGGCAGATGTTTTTGCTCGACTG GATGGCAGGGATTTCACTGTACAGAACCTTGTCCAGCCAACCATTTCGGCCCGGGATGTAAAGAGACGTGCTCATGTGTAAATGCCCAGTCATGTGACCGATTCACCGGAAGCTGCAATTGCACTGCTGGATTCAGAGGTCCCCG aTGTGATAAACGTTGTCCAGAAAAGTCGTATGGATATGATTGTAAGCAGACTTGTCAGTGTCAAAACAATGAAACCTGTAATCACATCGATGGCAGATGTTTTTGCTCAACTG GATGGCAGGGATTTCACTGTACAGAACCTTGTCCAGCCGACCATTTCGGCCCGGGATGTAAAGAGACGTGCTCATGTGTAAATGCCCAGTCATGTGACCGATTCACCGGAAGCTGCAAGTGCGACATTGGATATATTGGACAGACTTGCTCAGAACGCTGTTTG AATGGTACGTTTGGAAGAAACTGTAATCTGACATGTGATTACTGTGTAGAGGCAACTGGGTGTACAAATGTGGAAGGCAAATGTCAGTGTAAGCTTAATTTCTATGGCGTGCTTTGTAACAGTACTTGTGACAATGGATTTTGGGGAGACATCTGCAAGGATCGATGTTTGTGTGAGAATGAGGGATCTTGTCATCCTACAACAGGAGAGTGTATTTGTCATCCTGGTTTTACTGGCGTTCATTGTGAAAACT ATTGCCCCGGCGGGACTTACGGATACAACTGTCAGTACCAATGCCCCAATAATTGCCTCTCCATCAATAAAACTTGTCATCCAGAAACAGGCAGTTGTATTTGTCAAGCTGGCAAGATTGGAGTTAGCTGTGACGAAG attGTACCAACTACACATACGGATACAACTGTCAGTACCAGTGTCCCAGCGATTGTATCTCAAACAACGGAACTTGTGATCTTGTTACAGGTGTCTGCATTTGTCCGGCAGGCCGGACAGGGGTAAATTGTAATGAAG TGTGTTCCATGAACAAATGGGGTTATAATTGTACCAACGACTGCATATGCTTGAATGGGGCCACGTGTGATCCTTCTGATGGTAGTTGCAATTGTGCAGCAGGATATACAG GGCCTATTTGTGGGCATACCTGTACTTTGAACAAATATGGGCCTGACTGCCAGTTTTATTGTAAGTGTGAGAATGGAGCTGCCTGCGACCCAGTAACCGGTGCCTGCAAATGCACTGCTGGATTCAGAGGTCCCCT ttgTGTTGAACGTTGTCCAGAAGGGACGTATGGATATGGTTGCAACCAGACTTGTCAGTGTCAAAATAATGCAACATGTTATCACATCGATGGAAGATGTTTCTGCTCGCCTG GATGGCAGGGATTTCACTGTACAGAACCTTGTCCAGCCGACAGTTTCGGCCCGGGATGTAATGAGACGTGCTCATGCGTACATGCCCAGTCATGTGATCGATACACCGGAAGCTGCAAGTGCGACATTGGATATATTGGACAGACCTGCTCAGAACGCTGTGTG AATGGTACGTTTGGACGAAACTGTAATCTGACATGTGATTACTGTGTAGAGGCAACTGGATGCACTATCGTGGAGGGCAAATGTCAGTGTAAACCTAATTTCTATGGCGTGCTTTGTGACAGTCCTTGTGAGAATGGATTTTGGGGAGACACCTGCAAGGAGCGATGTTCATGTGAGAATGAGGGATCTTGTCATCCTACAACAGGAGATTGTATTTGTCCTCCTGGATTTACTGGCGCACATTGTGAAAACT ATTGTACCAACTACACATACGGATACAAATGTCAGCACCAGTGTCCCAGCCATTGCATCTCAAACAACCGAACTTGTGATCCGGAAACAGGTGTTTGTATTTGCCCGGCCGGCAGGACAGGAGAAAATTGTAATGAAG GTACATCAAACGTCAATAGGCTGCACCATCTAGTCTTATCATAA
- the LOC139966188 gene encoding uncharacterized protein isoform X2 has protein sequence MPNFVEEFPRKLQVIVEVMKVLLCIALLLASFGISSTHAQGISLDVDGGHVCTRPESYYRSLLSSYSDYYVIMNHELCWDIFQWPPFWCTKSNTKYVTKYRQEFKGEYRSVRKCCDGYRYVKPENCCYPCSINKWGSNCANDCCCLNGATCDPIDGSCTCAAGYTGSDCGFTCTWHKYGQDCQFDCQCENGAACDPVTGACSCTAGYRGPRCDERCPEKTYGNGCKQTCQCQNNETCNHIDGRCFCSTGWQGFHCTEPCPANHFGPGCKETCSCVNAQSCDRFTGSCNCTAGFRGPRCDKRCPEKSYGYDCKQTCQCQNNETCNHIDGRCFCSTGWQGFHCTEPCPADHFGPGCKETCSCVNAQSCDRFTGSCKCDIGYIGQTCSERCLNGTFGRNCNLTCDYCVEATGCTNVEGKCQCKLNFYGVLCNSTCDNGFWGDICKDRCLCENEGSCHPTTGECICHPGFTGVHCENYCPGGTYGYNCQYQCPNNCLSINKTCHPETGSCICQAGKIGVSCDEDCTNYTYGYNCQYQCPSDCISNNGTCDLVTGVCICPAGRTGVNCNEVCSMNKWGYNCTNDCICLNGATCDPSDGSCNCAAGYTGPICGHTCTLNKYGPDCQFYCKCENGAACDPVTGACKCTAGFRGPLCVERCPEGTYGYGCNQTCQCQNNATCYHIDGRCFCSPGWQGFHCTEPCPADSFGPGCNETCSCVHAQSCDRYTGSCKCDIGYIGQTCSERCVNGTFGRNCNLTCDYCVEATGCTIVEGKCQCKPNFYGVLCDSPCENGFWGDTCKERCSCENEGSCHPTTGDCICPPGFTGAHCENYCTNYTYGYKCQHQCPSHCISNNRTCDPETGVCICPAGRTGENCNEGDTKDSGDISWMPFMAVLFSAGMILLVVCIVIYVKRRNYAGYSPL, from the exons TTTGTTGAAGAATTTCCAAGAAaattgcaagtaattgttgag GTCATGAAGGTCTTATTGTGTATCGCTTTGCTGCTGGCCTCTTTTGGCATTTCCAGCACACATGCACAAGGAATATCCCTGGATGTTGATGGCGGTCATGTCTGCACAAGACCAGAGAG CTACTACAGATCGCTCCTCTCGTCATACTCGGATTATTATGTCATAATGAATCATGAACTTTGTTGGGACATCTTTCAGTGGCCCCCTTTCTGGTGCACGAAGTCAAA CACAAAGTATGTAACAAAATACAGACAAGAATTCAAAGGCGAGTACAGATCTGTAAGGAAGTGCTGTGATGGTTATCGGTATGTAAAGCCAGAGAATTGTTGTTATC CGTGTTCCATAAACAAATGGGGTTCTAATTGTGCCAACGACTGCTGTTGCTTGAACGGGGCCACGTGTGATCCTATCGATGGTAGTTGTACGTGTGCAGCAGGATacacag GGTCTGATTGTGGGTTTACCTGTACTTGGCACAAATATGGGCAAGACTGTCAGTTTGATTGTCAATGTGAGAATGGAGCTGCCTGCGATCCAGTTACCGGTGCCTGTAGTTGCACTGCTGGATACAGAGGTCCCCG aTGTGATGAACGTTGTCCAGAAAAGACGTATGGAAATGGTTGTAAGCAGACTTGTCAGTGTCAAAACAATGAAACCTGTAATCACATCGATGGCAGATGTTTTTGCTCGACTG GATGGCAGGGATTTCACTGTACAGAACCTTGTCCAGCCAACCATTTCGGCCCGGGATGTAAAGAGACGTGCTCATGTGTAAATGCCCAGTCATGTGACCGATTCACCGGAAGCTGCAATTGCACTGCTGGATTCAGAGGTCCCCG aTGTGATAAACGTTGTCCAGAAAAGTCGTATGGATATGATTGTAAGCAGACTTGTCAGTGTCAAAACAATGAAACCTGTAATCACATCGATGGCAGATGTTTTTGCTCAACTG GATGGCAGGGATTTCACTGTACAGAACCTTGTCCAGCCGACCATTTCGGCCCGGGATGTAAAGAGACGTGCTCATGTGTAAATGCCCAGTCATGTGACCGATTCACCGGAAGCTGCAAGTGCGACATTGGATATATTGGACAGACTTGCTCAGAACGCTGTTTG AATGGTACGTTTGGAAGAAACTGTAATCTGACATGTGATTACTGTGTAGAGGCAACTGGGTGTACAAATGTGGAAGGCAAATGTCAGTGTAAGCTTAATTTCTATGGCGTGCTTTGTAACAGTACTTGTGACAATGGATTTTGGGGAGACATCTGCAAGGATCGATGTTTGTGTGAGAATGAGGGATCTTGTCATCCTACAACAGGAGAGTGTATTTGTCATCCTGGTTTTACTGGCGTTCATTGTGAAAACT ATTGCCCCGGCGGGACTTACGGATACAACTGTCAGTACCAATGCCCCAATAATTGCCTCTCCATCAATAAAACTTGTCATCCAGAAACAGGCAGTTGTATTTGTCAAGCTGGCAAGATTGGAGTTAGCTGTGACGAAG attGTACCAACTACACATACGGATACAACTGTCAGTACCAGTGTCCCAGCGATTGTATCTCAAACAACGGAACTTGTGATCTTGTTACAGGTGTCTGCATTTGTCCGGCAGGCCGGACAGGGGTAAATTGTAATGAAG TGTGTTCCATGAACAAATGGGGTTATAATTGTACCAACGACTGCATATGCTTGAATGGGGCCACGTGTGATCCTTCTGATGGTAGTTGCAATTGTGCAGCAGGATATACAG GGCCTATTTGTGGGCATACCTGTACTTTGAACAAATATGGGCCTGACTGCCAGTTTTATTGTAAGTGTGAGAATGGAGCTGCCTGCGACCCAGTAACCGGTGCCTGCAAATGCACTGCTGGATTCAGAGGTCCCCT ttgTGTTGAACGTTGTCCAGAAGGGACGTATGGATATGGTTGCAACCAGACTTGTCAGTGTCAAAATAATGCAACATGTTATCACATCGATGGAAGATGTTTCTGCTCGCCTG GATGGCAGGGATTTCACTGTACAGAACCTTGTCCAGCCGACAGTTTCGGCCCGGGATGTAATGAGACGTGCTCATGCGTACATGCCCAGTCATGTGATCGATACACCGGAAGCTGCAAGTGCGACATTGGATATATTGGACAGACCTGCTCAGAACGCTGTGTG AATGGTACGTTTGGACGAAACTGTAATCTGACATGTGATTACTGTGTAGAGGCAACTGGATGCACTATCGTGGAGGGCAAATGTCAGTGTAAACCTAATTTCTATGGCGTGCTTTGTGACAGTCCTTGTGAGAATGGATTTTGGGGAGACACCTGCAAGGAGCGATGTTCATGTGAGAATGAGGGATCTTGTCATCCTACAACAGGAGATTGTATTTGTCCTCCTGGATTTACTGGCGCACATTGTGAAAACT ATTGTACCAACTACACATACGGATACAAATGTCAGCACCAGTGTCCCAGCCATTGCATCTCAAACAACCGAACTTGTGATCCGGAAACAGGTGTTTGTATTTGCCCGGCCGGCAGGACAGGAGAAAATTGTAATGAAG GGGACACGAAAGATAGTGGTGATATTTCCTGGATGCCCTTTATGGCAGTTCTGTTTTCTGCTGGTATGATCTTGCTGGTAGTATGTATTGTGATTTACGTTAAAAGGCGAAATTATGCTGGATATTCACCTTTGTAA
- the LOC139966188 gene encoding uncharacterized protein isoform X5, translating to MLNVMKVLLCIALLLASFGISSTHAQGISLDVDGGHVCTRPESYYRSLLSSYSDYYVIMNHELCWDIFQWPPFWCTKSNTKYVTKYRQEFKGEYRSVRKCCDGYRYVKPENCCYPCSINKWGSNCANDCCCLNGATCDPIDGSCTCAAGYTGSDCGFTCTWHKYGQDCQFDCQCENGAACDPVTGACSCTAGYRGPRCDERCPEKTYGNGCKQTCQCQNNETCNHIDGRCFCSTGWQGFHCTEPCPANHFGPGCKETCSCVNAQSCDRFTGSCNCTAGFRGPRCDKRCPEKSYGYDCKQTCQCQNNETCNHIDGRCFCSTGWQGFHCTEPCPADHFGPGCKETCSCVNAQSCDRFTGSCKCDIGYIGQTCSERCLNGTFGRNCNLTCDYCVEATGCTNVEGKCQCKLNFYGVLCNSTCDNGFWGDICKDRCLCENEGSCHPTTGECICHPGFTGVHCENYCPGGTYGYNCQYQCPNNCLSINKTCHPETGSCICQAGKIGVSCDEDCTNYTYGYNCQYQCPSDCISNNGTCDLVTGVCICPAGRTGVNCNEVCSMNKWGYNCTNDCICLNGATCDPSDGSCNCAAGYTGPICGHTCTLNKYGPDCQFYCKCENGAACDPVTGACKCTAGFRGPLCVERCPEGTYGYGCNQTCQCQNNATCYHIDGRCFCSPGWQGFHCTEPCPADSFGPGCNETCSCVHAQSCDRYTGSCKCDIGYIGQTCSERCVNGTFGRNCNLTCDYCVEATGCTIVEGKCQCKPNFYGVLCDSPCENGFWGDTCKERCSCENEGSCHPTTGDCICPPGFTGAHCENYCTNYTYGYKCQHQCPSHCISNNRTCDPETGVCICPAGRTGENCNEGDTKDSGDISWMPFMAVLFSAGMILLVVCIVIYVKRRNYAGYSPL from the exons ATGCTCAAC GTCATGAAGGTCTTATTGTGTATCGCTTTGCTGCTGGCCTCTTTTGGCATTTCCAGCACACATGCACAAGGAATATCCCTGGATGTTGATGGCGGTCATGTCTGCACAAGACCAGAGAG CTACTACAGATCGCTCCTCTCGTCATACTCGGATTATTATGTCATAATGAATCATGAACTTTGTTGGGACATCTTTCAGTGGCCCCCTTTCTGGTGCACGAAGTCAAA CACAAAGTATGTAACAAAATACAGACAAGAATTCAAAGGCGAGTACAGATCTGTAAGGAAGTGCTGTGATGGTTATCGGTATGTAAAGCCAGAGAATTGTTGTTATC CGTGTTCCATAAACAAATGGGGTTCTAATTGTGCCAACGACTGCTGTTGCTTGAACGGGGCCACGTGTGATCCTATCGATGGTAGTTGTACGTGTGCAGCAGGATacacag GGTCTGATTGTGGGTTTACCTGTACTTGGCACAAATATGGGCAAGACTGTCAGTTTGATTGTCAATGTGAGAATGGAGCTGCCTGCGATCCAGTTACCGGTGCCTGTAGTTGCACTGCTGGATACAGAGGTCCCCG aTGTGATGAACGTTGTCCAGAAAAGACGTATGGAAATGGTTGTAAGCAGACTTGTCAGTGTCAAAACAATGAAACCTGTAATCACATCGATGGCAGATGTTTTTGCTCGACTG GATGGCAGGGATTTCACTGTACAGAACCTTGTCCAGCCAACCATTTCGGCCCGGGATGTAAAGAGACGTGCTCATGTGTAAATGCCCAGTCATGTGACCGATTCACCGGAAGCTGCAATTGCACTGCTGGATTCAGAGGTCCCCG aTGTGATAAACGTTGTCCAGAAAAGTCGTATGGATATGATTGTAAGCAGACTTGTCAGTGTCAAAACAATGAAACCTGTAATCACATCGATGGCAGATGTTTTTGCTCAACTG GATGGCAGGGATTTCACTGTACAGAACCTTGTCCAGCCGACCATTTCGGCCCGGGATGTAAAGAGACGTGCTCATGTGTAAATGCCCAGTCATGTGACCGATTCACCGGAAGCTGCAAGTGCGACATTGGATATATTGGACAGACTTGCTCAGAACGCTGTTTG AATGGTACGTTTGGAAGAAACTGTAATCTGACATGTGATTACTGTGTAGAGGCAACTGGGTGTACAAATGTGGAAGGCAAATGTCAGTGTAAGCTTAATTTCTATGGCGTGCTTTGTAACAGTACTTGTGACAATGGATTTTGGGGAGACATCTGCAAGGATCGATGTTTGTGTGAGAATGAGGGATCTTGTCATCCTACAACAGGAGAGTGTATTTGTCATCCTGGTTTTACTGGCGTTCATTGTGAAAACT ATTGCCCCGGCGGGACTTACGGATACAACTGTCAGTACCAATGCCCCAATAATTGCCTCTCCATCAATAAAACTTGTCATCCAGAAACAGGCAGTTGTATTTGTCAAGCTGGCAAGATTGGAGTTAGCTGTGACGAAG attGTACCAACTACACATACGGATACAACTGTCAGTACCAGTGTCCCAGCGATTGTATCTCAAACAACGGAACTTGTGATCTTGTTACAGGTGTCTGCATTTGTCCGGCAGGCCGGACAGGGGTAAATTGTAATGAAG TGTGTTCCATGAACAAATGGGGTTATAATTGTACCAACGACTGCATATGCTTGAATGGGGCCACGTGTGATCCTTCTGATGGTAGTTGCAATTGTGCAGCAGGATATACAG GGCCTATTTGTGGGCATACCTGTACTTTGAACAAATATGGGCCTGACTGCCAGTTTTATTGTAAGTGTGAGAATGGAGCTGCCTGCGACCCAGTAACCGGTGCCTGCAAATGCACTGCTGGATTCAGAGGTCCCCT ttgTGTTGAACGTTGTCCAGAAGGGACGTATGGATATGGTTGCAACCAGACTTGTCAGTGTCAAAATAATGCAACATGTTATCACATCGATGGAAGATGTTTCTGCTCGCCTG GATGGCAGGGATTTCACTGTACAGAACCTTGTCCAGCCGACAGTTTCGGCCCGGGATGTAATGAGACGTGCTCATGCGTACATGCCCAGTCATGTGATCGATACACCGGAAGCTGCAAGTGCGACATTGGATATATTGGACAGACCTGCTCAGAACGCTGTGTG AATGGTACGTTTGGACGAAACTGTAATCTGACATGTGATTACTGTGTAGAGGCAACTGGATGCACTATCGTGGAGGGCAAATGTCAGTGTAAACCTAATTTCTATGGCGTGCTTTGTGACAGTCCTTGTGAGAATGGATTTTGGGGAGACACCTGCAAGGAGCGATGTTCATGTGAGAATGAGGGATCTTGTCATCCTACAACAGGAGATTGTATTTGTCCTCCTGGATTTACTGGCGCACATTGTGAAAACT ATTGTACCAACTACACATACGGATACAAATGTCAGCACCAGTGTCCCAGCCATTGCATCTCAAACAACCGAACTTGTGATCCGGAAACAGGTGTTTGTATTTGCCCGGCCGGCAGGACAGGAGAAAATTGTAATGAAG GGGACACGAAAGATAGTGGTGATATTTCCTGGATGCCCTTTATGGCAGTTCTGTTTTCTGCTGGTATGATCTTGCTGGTAGTATGTATTGTGATTTACGTTAAAAGGCGAAATTATGCTGGATATTCACCTTTGTAA
- the LOC139966188 gene encoding uncharacterized protein isoform X1, translated as MLNFVEEFPRKLQVIVEVMKVLLCIALLLASFGISSTHAQGISLDVDGGHVCTRPESYYRSLLSSYSDYYVIMNHELCWDIFQWPPFWCTKSNTKYVTKYRQEFKGEYRSVRKCCDGYRYVKPENCCYPCSINKWGSNCANDCCCLNGATCDPIDGSCTCAAGYTGSDCGFTCTWHKYGQDCQFDCQCENGAACDPVTGACSCTAGYRGPRCDERCPEKTYGNGCKQTCQCQNNETCNHIDGRCFCSTGWQGFHCTEPCPANHFGPGCKETCSCVNAQSCDRFTGSCNCTAGFRGPRCDKRCPEKSYGYDCKQTCQCQNNETCNHIDGRCFCSTGWQGFHCTEPCPADHFGPGCKETCSCVNAQSCDRFTGSCKCDIGYIGQTCSERCLNGTFGRNCNLTCDYCVEATGCTNVEGKCQCKLNFYGVLCNSTCDNGFWGDICKDRCLCENEGSCHPTTGECICHPGFTGVHCENYCPGGTYGYNCQYQCPNNCLSINKTCHPETGSCICQAGKIGVSCDEDCTNYTYGYNCQYQCPSDCISNNGTCDLVTGVCICPAGRTGVNCNEVCSMNKWGYNCTNDCICLNGATCDPSDGSCNCAAGYTGPICGHTCTLNKYGPDCQFYCKCENGAACDPVTGACKCTAGFRGPLCVERCPEGTYGYGCNQTCQCQNNATCYHIDGRCFCSPGWQGFHCTEPCPADSFGPGCNETCSCVHAQSCDRYTGSCKCDIGYIGQTCSERCVNGTFGRNCNLTCDYCVEATGCTIVEGKCQCKPNFYGVLCDSPCENGFWGDTCKERCSCENEGSCHPTTGDCICPPGFTGAHCENYCTNYTYGYKCQHQCPSHCISNNRTCDPETGVCICPAGRTGENCNEGDTKDSGDISWMPFMAVLFSAGMILLVVCIVIYVKRRNYAGYSPL; from the exons ATGCTCAAC TTTGTTGAAGAATTTCCAAGAAaattgcaagtaattgttgag GTCATGAAGGTCTTATTGTGTATCGCTTTGCTGCTGGCCTCTTTTGGCATTTCCAGCACACATGCACAAGGAATATCCCTGGATGTTGATGGCGGTCATGTCTGCACAAGACCAGAGAG CTACTACAGATCGCTCCTCTCGTCATACTCGGATTATTATGTCATAATGAATCATGAACTTTGTTGGGACATCTTTCAGTGGCCCCCTTTCTGGTGCACGAAGTCAAA CACAAAGTATGTAACAAAATACAGACAAGAATTCAAAGGCGAGTACAGATCTGTAAGGAAGTGCTGTGATGGTTATCGGTATGTAAAGCCAGAGAATTGTTGTTATC CGTGTTCCATAAACAAATGGGGTTCTAATTGTGCCAACGACTGCTGTTGCTTGAACGGGGCCACGTGTGATCCTATCGATGGTAGTTGTACGTGTGCAGCAGGATacacag GGTCTGATTGTGGGTTTACCTGTACTTGGCACAAATATGGGCAAGACTGTCAGTTTGATTGTCAATGTGAGAATGGAGCTGCCTGCGATCCAGTTACCGGTGCCTGTAGTTGCACTGCTGGATACAGAGGTCCCCG aTGTGATGAACGTTGTCCAGAAAAGACGTATGGAAATGGTTGTAAGCAGACTTGTCAGTGTCAAAACAATGAAACCTGTAATCACATCGATGGCAGATGTTTTTGCTCGACTG GATGGCAGGGATTTCACTGTACAGAACCTTGTCCAGCCAACCATTTCGGCCCGGGATGTAAAGAGACGTGCTCATGTGTAAATGCCCAGTCATGTGACCGATTCACCGGAAGCTGCAATTGCACTGCTGGATTCAGAGGTCCCCG aTGTGATAAACGTTGTCCAGAAAAGTCGTATGGATATGATTGTAAGCAGACTTGTCAGTGTCAAAACAATGAAACCTGTAATCACATCGATGGCAGATGTTTTTGCTCAACTG GATGGCAGGGATTTCACTGTACAGAACCTTGTCCAGCCGACCATTTCGGCCCGGGATGTAAAGAGACGTGCTCATGTGTAAATGCCCAGTCATGTGACCGATTCACCGGAAGCTGCAAGTGCGACATTGGATATATTGGACAGACTTGCTCAGAACGCTGTTTG AATGGTACGTTTGGAAGAAACTGTAATCTGACATGTGATTACTGTGTAGAGGCAACTGGGTGTACAAATGTGGAAGGCAAATGTCAGTGTAAGCTTAATTTCTATGGCGTGCTTTGTAACAGTACTTGTGACAATGGATTTTGGGGAGACATCTGCAAGGATCGATGTTTGTGTGAGAATGAGGGATCTTGTCATCCTACAACAGGAGAGTGTATTTGTCATCCTGGTTTTACTGGCGTTCATTGTGAAAACT ATTGCCCCGGCGGGACTTACGGATACAACTGTCAGTACCAATGCCCCAATAATTGCCTCTCCATCAATAAAACTTGTCATCCAGAAACAGGCAGTTGTATTTGTCAAGCTGGCAAGATTGGAGTTAGCTGTGACGAAG attGTACCAACTACACATACGGATACAACTGTCAGTACCAGTGTCCCAGCGATTGTATCTCAAACAACGGAACTTGTGATCTTGTTACAGGTGTCTGCATTTGTCCGGCAGGCCGGACAGGGGTAAATTGTAATGAAG TGTGTTCCATGAACAAATGGGGTTATAATTGTACCAACGACTGCATATGCTTGAATGGGGCCACGTGTGATCCTTCTGATGGTAGTTGCAATTGTGCAGCAGGATATACAG GGCCTATTTGTGGGCATACCTGTACTTTGAACAAATATGGGCCTGACTGCCAGTTTTATTGTAAGTGTGAGAATGGAGCTGCCTGCGACCCAGTAACCGGTGCCTGCAAATGCACTGCTGGATTCAGAGGTCCCCT ttgTGTTGAACGTTGTCCAGAAGGGACGTATGGATATGGTTGCAACCAGACTTGTCAGTGTCAAAATAATGCAACATGTTATCACATCGATGGAAGATGTTTCTGCTCGCCTG GATGGCAGGGATTTCACTGTACAGAACCTTGTCCAGCCGACAGTTTCGGCCCGGGATGTAATGAGACGTGCTCATGCGTACATGCCCAGTCATGTGATCGATACACCGGAAGCTGCAAGTGCGACATTGGATATATTGGACAGACCTGCTCAGAACGCTGTGTG AATGGTACGTTTGGACGAAACTGTAATCTGACATGTGATTACTGTGTAGAGGCAACTGGATGCACTATCGTGGAGGGCAAATGTCAGTGTAAACCTAATTTCTATGGCGTGCTTTGTGACAGTCCTTGTGAGAATGGATTTTGGGGAGACACCTGCAAGGAGCGATGTTCATGTGAGAATGAGGGATCTTGTCATCCTACAACAGGAGATTGTATTTGTCCTCCTGGATTTACTGGCGCACATTGTGAAAACT ATTGTACCAACTACACATACGGATACAAATGTCAGCACCAGTGTCCCAGCCATTGCATCTCAAACAACCGAACTTGTGATCCGGAAACAGGTGTTTGTATTTGCCCGGCCGGCAGGACAGGAGAAAATTGTAATGAAG GGGACACGAAAGATAGTGGTGATATTTCCTGGATGCCCTTTATGGCAGTTCTGTTTTCTGCTGGTATGATCTTGCTGGTAGTATGTATTGTGATTTACGTTAAAAGGCGAAATTATGCTGGATATTCACCTTTGTAA